A window from Fibrobacter sp. UWB11 encodes these proteins:
- a CDS encoding DUF3781 domain-containing protein, translating into MDDKKILLDNIEKVHTTEMGVDRIKRNLKLGDVDVVEFCKGKILDSRCDIYKQGKNWYCEIDGIKITVNSFSYTIITAHKV; encoded by the coding sequence CTCGACAATATCGAAAAAGTCCACACGACCGAAATGGGCGTGGACCGCATCAAGCGTAATCTAAAGCTTGGTGATGTCGATGTTGTGGAATTTTGCAAAGGCAAAATTCTGGACAGCCGTTGCGATATCTACAAGCAGGGCAAAAACTGGTACTGCGAAATTGACGGTATCAAGATAACCGTAAACTCGTTCAGCTATACGATTATTACAGCCCATAAGGTGTAA
- a CDS encoding beta-galactosidase: protein MKRFALLGVIAFAAVGIVACGDDGNGAAPVGGENSSSSVAESSAAMSSSVVANSSSSVTLYSSAEISSSTSVDTLRITYALKPFDGPLANPHKGFTVPTEGTWVFVPEFEYGPYGSLNNRAWDLVTYGSGYQKWNKLNPAKGVYDWTELDKLLDALAEHNMGYALRVLPYSPSFVKGNDTPEEDYDWTPKFVYESGAKKITATVQWNGYRATVPVWDDPVYLQAAKDFGTALAKKYDGDPRIEYIDIRSFGEWGEWHASHLNGSEMPSEAVQIEMLDHYASVFKKTLLVLPSSGMGNVYTHALCLGITKRDDGFISILGRPDSLVRAYEANLPTIAENQAGYATMLNNNDIIPGGYLKWTPQRWVDAITTAHLTYYVLDQDSDEGYKFYKENKALADSMSKVIGYNFRVVSAELVNVTGAAGIAAVNAANASVASTAATSTLNITVKNTGVAPCFFDVYLVAEFVDSTGTALAQLGKTLRIPKGTFKDGMSQKFSFSGNLPADGTASSDASAQTTIRIALSLYESEDAFKNGKNPTVRFDNDGLLQNAKLLLKE from the coding sequence ATGAAAAGATTCGCGTTGCTTGGAGTGATTGCTTTTGCAGCTGTTGGGATCGTTGCTTGTGGTGACGATGGAAATGGTGCTGCACCTGTGGGTGGCGAAAATAGTTCGTCATCTGTCGCGGAATCTTCGGCGGCAATGTCCTCATCGGTGGTTGCGAATTCGAGCAGTTCGGTAACGCTATATTCGTCCGCAGAAATCTCGTCGAGTACATCTGTCGATACGCTCAGAATCACATACGCTCTCAAACCTTTTGATGGGCCTCTTGCCAACCCACATAAGGGCTTCACAGTCCCGACGGAAGGTACATGGGTTTTTGTCCCTGAATTTGAATATGGCCCTTACGGTTCCTTGAACAATAGGGCTTGGGACTTGGTTACTTACGGATCCGGTTACCAAAAGTGGAATAAATTAAATCCAGCCAAAGGTGTTTACGATTGGACGGAACTAGACAAGTTGTTGGATGCGCTCGCGGAACATAATATGGGCTACGCCTTGCGTGTGCTTCCGTATTCGCCGTCCTTTGTCAAGGGCAATGACACGCCTGAAGAAGATTACGACTGGACTCCGAAATTTGTTTATGAATCGGGTGCGAAGAAAATTACCGCCACTGTGCAGTGGAACGGCTACCGCGCCACAGTTCCCGTTTGGGACGATCCGGTTTATTTGCAGGCAGCAAAAGATTTTGGAACTGCCTTGGCGAAAAAGTACGATGGCGATCCGCGAATCGAATACATCGACATCCGCTCCTTTGGCGAGTGGGGCGAATGGCACGCCTCGCACCTGAACGGCAGCGAAATGCCTTCGGAAGCGGTTCAAATAGAAATGCTGGACCATTATGCTTCCGTTTTCAAAAAGACCTTGCTGGTCTTGCCATCAAGTGGGATGGGGAATGTCTATACGCATGCGCTTTGCCTCGGCATCACCAAGCGCGATGATGGATTCATCAGCATTCTCGGTAGGCCCGATTCGTTGGTGCGTGCTTATGAGGCCAACTTGCCGACCATCGCCGAGAATCAAGCCGGTTACGCCACCATGCTCAACAACAATGACATCATTCCTGGTGGGTATCTCAAGTGGACGCCGCAGCGTTGGGTGGATGCCATCACGACGGCTCATTTGACCTATTATGTGCTAGATCAGGATAGCGACGAAGGCTACAAATTCTACAAGGAAAACAAGGCCCTCGCCGATTCCATGAGCAAAGTAATCGGGTATAATTTTAGGGTCGTGAGCGCAGAACTTGTGAATGTTACGGGGGCTGCAGGGATCGCCGCTGTAAATGCCGCGAATGCTTCTGTTGCAAGTACTGCCGCGACGAGCACGCTGAACATAACTGTAAAAAATACAGGCGTGGCTCCATGCTTCTTTGATGTGTACCTAGTTGCGGAATTTGTCGATAGTACAGGAACTGCATTGGCACAGCTCGGAAAAACGTTGCGCATTCCTAAGGGAACCTTTAAGGATGGAATGTCGCAGAAATTTTCGTTCTCCGGCAACCTCCCTGCTGATGGTACGGCGTCATCGGATGCGTCTGCGCAAACCACCATTCGCATCGCGCTTTCCCTCTACGAAAGTGAAGATGCCTTTAAGAACGGCAAGAATCCCACCGTTCGTTTCGACAACGACGGCCTTTTGCAGAATGCCAAATTGCTGCTGAAAGAGTGA
- a CDS encoding ORF6N domain-containing protein has translation MKKNIVQSETVWRSQFATSKLANSQIASKIVVIRDVQVMIDRDIAELYGVETKRLKEQVNRNSERFPEMFMFQLDNEEFAHWRSQFATSKSDQKGLRYAPYAFTEQGVAMLSAVLRSEKAIKVSIEIMNAFVQMRHYLHRNIAIASRLDAVENKVDAKFLEHETKFRKIDENFSKIFHVLDSSPQKAKEGVFFKGQIFDAYAFFQNIIKTAKKRNRPY, from the coding sequence ATGAAAAAGAATATTGTCCAATCTGAAACCGTTTGGAGGTCACAATTTGCGACCTCCAAATTGGCCAATTCGCAAATTGCGAGCAAAATTGTGGTTATTCGCGATGTTCAAGTAATGATTGACCGAGACATTGCGGAGTTGTATGGCGTGGAAACGAAGCGCTTGAAAGAACAGGTAAATCGAAATAGCGAAAGATTTCCTGAAATGTTTATGTTCCAATTGGATAACGAGGAGTTCGCGCATTGGAGGTCGCAATTTGCGACCTCCAAATCAGACCAAAAAGGATTACGTTATGCCCCTTATGCCTTTACGGAACAGGGCGTTGCCATGCTTTCGGCGGTTCTTCGTAGCGAAAAGGCGATTAAGGTCAGCATTGAAATTATGAATGCCTTTGTCCAGATGCGCCATTATTTGCATAGGAACATCGCAATTGCAAGTCGCCTGGATGCGGTAGAAAATAAGGTCGATGCGAAATTTTTGGAGCATGAAACTAAATTCAGGAAGATTGACGAAAACTTTTCGAAGATATTCCATGTGTTGGATTCGTCACCTCAAAAGGCGAAGGAAGGCGTTTTCTTCAAGGGACAAATTTTCGATGCTTACGCATTCTTCCAGAACATCATCAAGACGGCAAAAAAAAGAAATCGTCCTTATTGA